In the genome of Cyclopterus lumpus isolate fCycLum1 chromosome 19, fCycLum1.pri, whole genome shotgun sequence, the window TTAGGCAGCTTAGTGAATTAATTgcttagaaataaaaataaattattataaaatagatttctgtacattttacatatatatagcaATATCTCAGCGTCTTGCCATTGAATtacagaaggaaaaaataataaacttgtcgacaaattgacaaaataaattGTCTTTCGTATGATTTTCCACATCAATCCCAACCAAAGTTGTGTCCCGTCATCTGGTAGAACTTCATGTTGAAGGGCCTGTAGAAGTCCCGTAGCCTCTGCACCACCTCGGGGTCAATGTTGGGGTGGGTCCGCCCTTTGGTTTTGCCCAGGCAGTGGGGCTTGCTGCTGCCCTCGGCCTTCTTGAGGCACGGGAAACCCTTGGTCTGGTTGAAGTAAaagtgtttgtctgtgatgATCCTCTTGAGCCCCAGGAAGTCCTGCACGCGGCCCAGCTCTCCGGCCGGGTCGCTGATCAGCCGCTCGCCGCTCACGAACAGGATCTGCTCCGCGGGGAAGTACTGCAGCCAGTTGTCCAGGTGCTTGGCGTAGATGCCGATCTGGATGGCGCTCCACGAGGTGTCGATGAGCCCCGTAGTCCTGTTTTTGAAGGTGAGGCTCTCGAAAGAGGGAATGTCGGGCTTCTTGGACAGCGTCTGCGTGTAGTCCGAGATGGCCCTGGTGACGGGGTCCCTCACGACCACGATCAGCTTGGTGTCCCGGGACATGGCGGCGATCCGGGCCGGAGCCTCTCTGGTCACAAAGTAGCTGGGGGTTTTCTCCATGGTGATCTGGCCCTCCAGAGTCTTGGGCATCAGCTccctgaggaggagagaaaaagagaggaggttAGGAAAAGGGTAAGGTTGGAGCAACGTCTTGCATAACGTAATCAAGTTAATGGGGTGTAATGTGCTCTGTAATCAATGACTCACTGAGCCCGTTTATAGGGCTTGAAAAGCTACAGTATTAGTGCAGGCAGCTGTCCAACGTCAACAAGCTCAGTCACTCATACGATATCTCACGTCAGAAAACAGAGAGCTCTCGTTTACGACACAATCAAACACAGCGAAACATTTACAGGAATTTCAGACCCTGAATTTAACCCTATTAGGGGTTATGAGCTTGGGTTTTCCAAttatctctcttttcctttttttttcccccatcaaacctcccatttttatttatttcactataattagcctttttttttgttcatcctTTATAAATTAGCGTGTTAATGCCATTATGCGATGTGTCTTCCCCTGAGCTCGTGGTCCAAATTGCCACCAttggagcaaaaaaaacaaaacaaaaaaaaaaaaaacactctcaaTCTGCGTTGCTGACTCAGACATAGCCACTCAGACCCCCCCCtcgcaaatatatatatattttgatgataTTTTGATAACTAGATGATGAGGCTTGGttttgggtgggggggctgGCTGAAGGGGCTTCACACAAATATGTTACATGCAGACGTATAATCAAGAGGCACTTGAGGGGCAAAGCGAGCGCGCTCTGCTCTCTCGGCGTTAGGTTTCACAAATCGGTGGCCGACCGCAGCGTCTCGATTATGGCGGAGGCGATAAGAGCGGTTTGACTGGCATCGGGACGTCGGTTAGCTTTCTCTCTTTTGCCTCTCCGGGCACCAAAAGGAAAATGTACGTGTGATGCGTACGCCGGATCAAAAGGGGTTCTGTTGCTGGCTGGATGGGAAGGGGTTCGCATATAGAAGACACgcaataaatgcaaaaaaaacaagccgtTTGAAGCACGCGAAGAAGgaaaaacgaaacaaaaagGACGAGATAACCCGAGGCTCTTATCAAGAATAGAGTCCCGTTAGCCTGTAGTTAGAGCGAAGGCCCGGCTACGCCCGTTGTCTGCTCTTGCGGCGGAGCCCGTTTGCAACGCTGTGCAAATCCCACAgagcgcagagagagagagagagagagagagagagagagagagagagagagagagagagagagagagagaaaaaaggtaaaaagatgTCCAAACCACAATGTCGGACACATCCTGCACACTCACAAGTCTGTAACGCTCCATTCTTCCCCAGAGCTTCGGCCGCTCAGCAGAAAATGCTCTCTAAGAGCCCGGGAATCTAGTTCACGTCCATCCGGCTCATGGCTAATTCATGGAACATCGGGCTCTCCATCAATGCACATATTTGTGTgcaagaaaggaggaggaggaggaggaggaggaggaggaggagatgcccAGGGTAACGTCAGGTAACCTGTAAAACGGCTCGGGGAAATAGTGCAGGCAGATTTGTGTAATCCTAATGCAGTTCCACTGATCTAATTATGATAATATCTTCTTGATTGCTGACACATCAGAGGGGTGAAGGGagtagatggggggggggggggggggggggtttcattCAGTGCCAGACTACGACGGTAAATAAACAAGCCGGGGAATCTAACCTCAGAGCAGCtcttttagttttattattagTCGAGTGTCTTGTGTGCGTTCGACAAATCGTGTGTTGACATGCAGAGATAACACCATTGGGTTAAAAGgcatggggagggagggggggggggggggttcccaattttgttttgcactttgATTTATCCATTTCACACAGGCCTGACTGGGCTCATTAATAGTCTTTTTGaaatctaaacacacacacacacacgagcatgACCGCCAGCGATCCATATTCCCGGACGGTatccacaaacacactttatgagcacacacactttattctcTGCCACGACCCGAATGTCTCGGAGGAATGCAAACCAAACACCGGGCCGTCTTTGGGTCATTCTCTCCGGACGCACAATGCCcgcttgcttttttttttgtcattccttgtgcaacaaaaaaaaaaaaaaaagggtccagAGCCCGACACAGAGGAGGCAAATGGCTTCCCATCTAATCCGATTTCAACATGACAATACGGCgtggagatagagaggaggcCCGAGTCACAACGTGCACAGTGAGATAGATTATGCTGATCCAAAGctcagggatttttttttatttctttttttttttaacaaaaatcAAGTGTTGGGGGTTGGAGGAGCATAAAACCAGGCGATGGTTGGACAGcgagggagaaagaaagtggCGAAGAAaccccttaaaaaaagaaaccccttaaaaaaagaaaccccttaaaaaaaagcacCAAAGACCCCCCCACCCGAATAAAAAATCTCCACCTCTGACTTAACCCACTCCcctcagaaaaagaaaaaaaaggccgtctgaaagaaaagagaagaggggaggacaaGTAGCTCTTGGGGAAACAATGCCCATTATGCTCCTTTTTGATTTATGAGGTGCTGCTTTTAAAGATTCCGTCAGTAAACAGGCAATTCGGTGACACCGGGctcctctcttttcctgctTCCCTTTGAAAGTGAGCCATTGTCCCCCCCGAGCGGAGGGGTGAGAGGGGCAGCGGTCAGGGCAGggtggacaggggggggggggacaagggaggaggagggggaatggagagggggggtggtggtgcTTATTGAGGGGCTGAGTGGAGTCCTTCTCAACCTTGAGTGAGAGAAGCCTTTTTTGGAGGGCTCTTAAGTGGAGCGTGTGCCAAAATTGCCCCAAAAaacatcagccccccccccccccccccttttgatGCCTCCGGAAAaactgtaaacaacaacaaaaacgtttCCCTTGCCTCGATTGTGcctccacacacaaaaaaaaaaatatatatataaatctgtggacttttcttttctcgtcATCTCACCCCTCTTCACCGTCGCCCATCGAGAACTCTTCAAAGTTCAAAGACATGCCAAGAGCAGCGATAAGACACAAAGCAGAAGCCCTTGTCACATGACGGCATCAAACGGGGGGGGGCGGCCGATTGGCCCTTTGGCcttcagtttttaaaaagagccCTCGTCCCGTTGGAGATAAacggcaggaggaggaggaggaggagggttatTTC includes:
- the hs3st3b1b gene encoding heparan sulfate glucosamine 3-O-sulfotransferase 3B1b, producing the protein MEYSPVCHSLYVLWSSPVKKKLILLSIMFFIWVYMLYSCVGYCSTMPSLVVDRYRGKETGAAVGRRTESGRTDLVSRLLAQPQPWEDIESDYEEPSIRTAASRDLLNNELEADRADDWDEMRGEQQRAPEPSAMSSFSNGSGSKKLPQAIIIGVKKGGTRALLEFLRVHPDIRAVGAEPHFFDRNYENGLEWYRELMPKTLEGQITMEKTPSYFVTREAPARIAAMSRDTKLIVVVRDPVTRAISDYTQTLSKKPDIPSFESLTFKNRTTGLIDTSWSAIQIGIYAKHLDNWLQYFPAEQILFVSGERLISDPAGELGRVQDFLGLKRIITDKHFYFNQTKGFPCLKKAEGSSKPHCLGKTKGRTHPNIDPEVVQRLRDFYRPFNMKFYQMTGHNFGWD